A single region of the Streptomyces sp. ITFR-16 genome encodes:
- the leuS gene encoding leucine--tRNA ligase, whose amino-acid sequence MSETNSAADVAAPHRYTAAMAADIEARWQDFWDAEGTYEAPNPTGDLAGDPELAARPKKFIMDMFPYPSGAGLHVGHPLGYIATDVFARHQRMTGHNVLHTLGFDAFGLPAEQYAVQTGTHPRISTEANIENMTAQLRRLGLGHDKRRSFATIESEYYKWTQWIFLQIFNSWYDTDADRARPIAELVAQFESGERATPDGRDWSALSAAERADILGDYRLAYASDAPVNWSPGLGTVLANEEVTADGRSERGNFPVFKAKLRQWNMRITAYADRLLNDLDGLDWPEAIKLQQRNWIGRSEGARVDFPVDGAGGITVFTTRQDTLFGATYMVLAPEHELVERIIPAAWPDGTRPVWTGGHASPAEAVTAYRKQAAAKSDVERQAEAKDKTGVFTGAYATNPVSGEQIPVFIADYVLMGYGTGAIMAVPAHDARDFAFARAFELPMRCVVEPSDDRGTDPSTWEDAFGSYEAKLVNSANGEISLDGLGVVDAKARITEWLKEHGVGEGTVNFRLRDWLFSRQRYWGEPFPIVYDEEGIAHALPESMLPLELPEVEDYSPRTFDPDDADTQPETPLSRNADWVNVTLDLGDGSGPRSYRRETNTMPNWAGSCWYELRYLDPNNSEKLVDPAIEEYWMGPREGQPTGGVDLYVGGAEHAVLHLLYARFWSKVLHDLGHVSSAEPFHKLYNQGMIQAFVYRDSRGIAVPAAEVEERDGAYYYQGEKVSRVLGKMGKSLKNAVTPDEICGEYGADTLRLYEMAMGPLDVSRPWDTRAVVGQYRLLQRLWRNIVDEDSGEVTVVDTEPGEDTLRALHKAIDGVGGDMAGMRFNTAIAKVTELNNHLTKAGGPLPRTVAESLVLLVAPLAPHIAEELWHRLGHTESVVHQDFPVADPAYVVDETVTCVVQIKGKVRARLEISPSISDAELEALALADPAVVAALDGAGIRKVIVRAPKLVNIVPA is encoded by the coding sequence ATGAGCGAGACGAATTCCGCAGCCGACGTTGCTGCGCCGCACCGCTACACGGCAGCGATGGCCGCCGACATCGAGGCACGCTGGCAGGACTTCTGGGACGCCGAGGGCACGTACGAGGCGCCCAACCCGACCGGTGACCTGGCGGGCGACCCGGAGCTGGCCGCCAGGCCGAAGAAGTTCATCATGGACATGTTCCCGTACCCCTCGGGCGCGGGCCTGCACGTCGGCCACCCGCTGGGCTACATCGCCACCGATGTCTTCGCCCGCCACCAGCGGATGACCGGCCACAACGTCCTGCACACCCTGGGCTTCGACGCCTTCGGCCTGCCCGCGGAGCAGTACGCCGTCCAGACCGGCACGCACCCGCGGATCTCGACCGAGGCCAACATCGAGAACATGACGGCCCAGCTGCGCCGGCTGGGCCTGGGCCACGACAAGCGCCGCTCGTTCGCCACGATCGAGTCGGAGTACTACAAGTGGACGCAGTGGATCTTCCTGCAGATCTTCAACTCCTGGTACGACACCGACGCGGACCGCGCCCGCCCGATCGCCGAGCTGGTCGCCCAGTTCGAGTCCGGTGAGCGCGCGACCCCCGACGGCCGCGACTGGAGCGCGCTGAGCGCCGCCGAGCGCGCCGACATCCTGGGCGACTACCGGCTGGCCTACGCCTCCGATGCCCCGGTCAACTGGTCACCCGGCCTGGGCACCGTGCTGGCCAACGAGGAGGTCACGGCCGACGGCCGCTCCGAGCGCGGCAACTTCCCCGTCTTCAAGGCCAAGCTGCGCCAGTGGAACATGCGCATCACCGCCTACGCCGACCGGCTGCTGAACGACCTGGACGGGCTGGACTGGCCCGAGGCCATCAAGCTGCAGCAGCGCAACTGGATCGGCCGCTCCGAGGGCGCGCGCGTCGACTTCCCGGTCGACGGCGCGGGCGGCATCACCGTCTTCACCACCCGCCAGGACACCCTGTTCGGGGCGACCTACATGGTGCTGGCACCGGAGCACGAGCTGGTCGAGCGGATCATCCCGGCCGCCTGGCCCGACGGCACCCGCCCGGTCTGGACGGGCGGCCACGCCTCTCCGGCCGAGGCCGTCACCGCCTACCGCAAGCAGGCCGCCGCCAAGTCCGACGTGGAGCGGCAGGCCGAGGCCAAGGACAAGACGGGTGTCTTCACCGGCGCGTACGCGACCAACCCCGTCAGCGGCGAGCAGATCCCGGTCTTCATCGCCGACTACGTACTGATGGGCTACGGCACCGGCGCGATCATGGCCGTACCGGCGCACGACGCGCGCGACTTCGCCTTCGCGCGCGCCTTCGAGCTGCCGATGCGCTGTGTCGTCGAGCCGTCGGACGACCGGGGCACGGACCCCTCGACATGGGAGGACGCCTTCGGCTCGTACGAGGCGAAGCTGGTCAACTCCGCCAACGGCGAGATCTCGCTGGACGGCCTGGGCGTCGTCGACGCCAAGGCCCGCATCACCGAGTGGCTGAAGGAGCACGGCGTCGGCGAGGGCACCGTCAACTTCCGGCTGCGCGACTGGCTGTTCAGCCGTCAGCGCTACTGGGGCGAGCCGTTCCCGATCGTGTACGACGAGGAGGGCATCGCCCACGCGCTGCCCGAGTCGATGCTGCCGCTGGAACTGCCCGAGGTCGAGGACTACTCGCCGCGCACCTTCGACCCGGACGACGCCGACACCCAGCCCGAGACCCCGCTGTCGCGCAACGCCGACTGGGTCAACGTCACGCTGGACCTGGGCGACGGCTCCGGTCCGCGAAGTTACCGCCGCGAGACCAACACCATGCCCAACTGGGCGGGTTCCTGCTGGTACGAGCTGCGCTATCTGGACCCGAACAACTCCGAGAAGCTGGTCGACCCGGCGATCGAGGAGTACTGGATGGGGCCGCGCGAGGGGCAGCCCACCGGCGGCGTCGACCTGTACGTGGGCGGCGCCGAGCACGCCGTACTGCACCTGCTGTACGCCCGCTTCTGGTCCAAGGTCCTGCACGACCTGGGCCACGTCTCCTCCGCCGAGCCGTTCCACAAGCTGTACAACCAGGGCATGATCCAGGCGTTCGTCTACCGGGACAGCCGCGGCATCGCGGTCCCGGCGGCCGAGGTCGAGGAGCGCGACGGGGCGTACTACTACCAGGGCGAGAAGGTCTCCCGCGTCCTGGGCAAGATGGGCAAGTCCCTGAAGAACGCCGTGACGCCCGACGAGATCTGCGGCGAGTACGGCGCGGACACGCTGCGGCTGTACGAGATGGCGATGGGCCCGCTGGACGTGTCGCGCCCCTGGGACACGCGCGCGGTCGTCGGCCAGTACCGGCTGCTGCAGCGGCTGTGGCGCAACATCGTCGACGAGGACAGCGGCGAGGTCACCGTCGTCGACACCGAGCCCGGCGAGGACACCCTGCGCGCGCTGCACAAGGCGATCGACGGGGTCGGCGGCGACATGGCCGGGATGCGCTTCAACACGGCCATCGCCAAGGTCACCGAGCTGAACAACCATCTGACCAAGGCCGGCGGCCCGCTGCCCCGCACCGTCGCCGAGTCGCTGGTCCTGCTGGTCGCGCCGCTGGCGCCGCACATCGCCGAGGAGCTGTGGCACCGGCTGGGCCACACCGAGTCGGTCGTCCACCAGGACTTCCCGGTCGCCGACCCTGCCTACGTCGTGGACGAGACCGTGACCTGTGTGGTGCAGATCAAGGGCAAGGTCCGGGCGCGCCTGGAGATCTCCCCGTCGATCTCCGACGCGGAGCTGGAGGCCCTGGCCCTGGCCGATCCGGCCGTCGTCGCCGCGCTGGACGGGGCGGGCATCCGCAAGGTGATCGTCCGCGCGCCGAAGCTGGTGAACATCGTTCCCGCATAG
- a CDS encoding DegV family protein: MSRHVAIVTDSTAYLPPQAMERHGITAVPLTVVLGDQALEEGTEISARSLALALQKRRPVTTSRPSPEVFAATYRAAAEAGATGIVSLHLSSEFSGTYDAALLAAKDAPVPVRVVDTGMVAMALGFCALAAAETAEAGGSLDDAVTAAEKRASGTSAYFYVDTLDYLRRGGRIGAAQALFGSALAVKPLLQLDGGRIELLEKVRTASKAIARLEEIVAERAGTGRVDIAVHHLAAPERAERLAERLCERVPGLVDLHVSEVGAVIGAHTGPGLLAAVVSPR; encoded by the coding sequence ATGTCCCGCCATGTCGCGATCGTCACCGATTCAACGGCCTACCTGCCGCCGCAGGCGATGGAACGGCATGGCATCACCGCAGTGCCGCTGACCGTCGTCCTCGGCGATCAGGCGCTGGAGGAGGGCACCGAGATCTCGGCCCGCTCCCTGGCCCTGGCCCTGCAGAAGCGCCGTCCCGTGACGACGTCACGGCCCAGCCCCGAGGTTTTCGCCGCCACCTACCGCGCAGCCGCGGAAGCCGGCGCGACCGGCATCGTCTCGCTGCACCTCTCCTCGGAGTTCTCCGGTACGTACGACGCGGCGCTGCTGGCGGCGAAGGACGCGCCGGTGCCGGTGCGGGTGGTGGACACCGGGATGGTCGCCATGGCCCTCGGCTTCTGTGCCCTGGCGGCCGCCGAGACGGCCGAGGCGGGCGGCAGCCTGGACGACGCCGTGACGGCTGCCGAGAAGCGGGCATCGGGCACCTCCGCCTACTTCTACGTCGACACCTTGGACTATCTGCGGCGCGGCGGCCGGATCGGCGCCGCGCAGGCCCTGTTCGGTTCGGCCCTCGCCGTGAAACCGCTCCTCCAGCTGGACGGCGGCCGGATCGAGCTGCTGGAGAAGGTGCGGACGGCCTCGAAGGCCATCGCCCGGCTGGAGGAGATCGTCGCCGAGCGGGCGGGCACCGGGCGGGTGGACATCGCCGTTCATCACCTGGCGGCGCCGGAACGGGCCGAGCGGCTGGCCGAGCGGCTGTGCGAGCGGGTCCCCGGCCTGGTCGATCTGCACGTCAGCGAGGTGGGCGCGGTGATCGGGGCGCACACCGGGCCGGGGCTGCTGGCCGCGGTGGTCTCACCGCGCTGA
- a CDS encoding helix-hairpin-helix domain-containing protein: MAGLAEAVPSSATGSGAAGRWASGVLAVRERLPMWVQLRCGLEPRTLAALAVVLVTAAVFAGVHFWSARPEGVRAPEVVGEAVHAPDPAADPGGGEPGPPEPSPGPPAVAGAGGEIVVDVGGKVLRPGIHRLPPGSRVADALRAAGGPRPGADLDGLNRARVLMDGEQILVGVPPGPAVGGTGGGGTGGGAVGSAGPGGGGPVSLNTATPDQLEGLPGVGPVLAQHIVDYRTRHGGFRSVDELREVNGIGDRRFADLQPLVRP, encoded by the coding sequence GTGGCCGGCCTGGCTGAGGCGGTCCCGTCTTCTGCGACGGGTTCGGGGGCGGCCGGGCGGTGGGCCTCAGGGGTGCTCGCGGTGCGGGAGCGGCTGCCGATGTGGGTGCAGCTCAGATGCGGACTGGAGCCGAGGACCCTTGCCGCGCTCGCCGTCGTCCTGGTCACGGCCGCCGTGTTCGCCGGGGTGCACTTCTGGTCGGCCCGCCCCGAAGGTGTGCGGGCTCCCGAAGTGGTCGGTGAGGCCGTGCACGCGCCGGACCCGGCGGCGGACCCCGGGGGAGGGGAGCCCGGCCCGCCCGAGCCGTCTCCCGGGCCGCCGGCCGTCGCCGGTGCGGGCGGCGAGATCGTGGTGGACGTGGGCGGGAAGGTGCTGCGGCCCGGCATTCACCGGCTGCCGCCCGGATCGCGGGTCGCCGACGCGTTGCGCGCGGCCGGTGGGCCCCGGCCCGGGGCCGACCTGGACGGCCTCAACCGCGCCCGGGTGCTCATGGACGGGGAGCAGATCCTGGTGGGCGTCCCGCCGGGACCCGCCGTCGGCGGGACGGGAGGGGGCGGTACGGGAGGAGGAGCCGTAGGTTCGGCTGGACCGGGTGGTGGCGGGCCGGTGAGCCTGAACACCGCGACGCCGGACCAGTTGGAGGGCTTGCCCGGTGTCGGCCCCGTCCTCGCCCAGCACATCGTCGACTACCGCACCCGGCACGGCGGTTTCCGGTCCGTCGACGAACTGCGCGAGGTCAACGGGATCGGCGACCGCCGGTTCGCGGATCTTCAGCCGTTGGTGCGGCCGTGA
- a CDS encoding ComEC/Rec2 family competence protein: protein MQGEQGVQDVSESPGPRDVHAASGRRLGVSDPRQEGPVDLRLLPPALAAWAGAALAVGAPGRWTAVGVVLCLGAAMILLAAPGVRWRLHTAAAAAALFCAAAGAGSAGLHAADARQGPVPRLAREFARIEAEITLTSDARRTFPRVRGDHSTPVSLLLDAEVTRLTGPDGTEVRLRTPVLVIVSPGGATATWERLLPSTRLRIAGRLAPALHRGERAAAVLRPEGKGPPRVTGPPSLLQRTAGGLRAGLRTATDGLGPDARALLPGLVVGDTARVTPELHEAFRATDLTHLMAVSGANLAILLVLLIGPPGSATRVERGGLAPRLGLSLRVTALLGGGLTLAFVLVCRPEPSVLRAAACGLITLLAIGTGRRRTLIPALCAAVLLLVLYDPWLARSYGFVLSVLATGALLTIAPRWSEALRRRRVPGRLAEALAAAAAAQAVCAPVVVLLASRVSLVAIPCNLLAEFAVAPATVLGFAALALAPVAMPVAGLLAWVAGWPAGWIASVARFGAALPGAEMDWPDGVPGALLLAALTALLVLFVRRVGRRPWICAAVALLLVLVVLRPVPLTRLVTGWPPPGWAFVMCDVGQGDALVLAAGRGSGVVVDAGPDPRPVDRCLRELGIIRVPLLLLTHFHADHVRGLPGVLRGRAVGAIRTTALDEPPGQAAFVRREAAKAGIPVARAVSGERRRIGTLDWQVLWPQGGGEPSGPAAGPVPHDPNDASVTLFVRAGGLTLLLPGDLEPPAQQALLRSHPGLPRVDVLKVAHHGSAHQDSALLRSLRPRIALVSVGRDNPYGHPAARTVDALTGGGAVVLRTDRDGSIALTGAGARLRAVGRS from the coding sequence ATGCAGGGCGAGCAGGGCGTGCAGGACGTTTCTGAGTCCCCGGGCCCCCGGGACGTTCATGCGGCGTCCGGCCGTCGGCTGGGTGTCTCCGACCCCCGGCAGGAGGGCCCGGTCGATCTGCGGCTGCTTCCCCCGGCGCTGGCGGCCTGGGCCGGTGCCGCGCTCGCCGTGGGCGCGCCGGGGCGGTGGACGGCGGTGGGGGTGGTGCTCTGCCTCGGCGCCGCCATGATCCTCCTGGCCGCGCCGGGAGTCCGGTGGCGGCTGCACACCGCGGCCGCGGCGGCGGCGCTGTTCTGCGCGGCGGCCGGGGCGGGCTCCGCCGGACTGCACGCGGCCGACGCACGGCAGGGTCCGGTGCCCCGGCTGGCCCGGGAGTTCGCGCGCATCGAGGCGGAGATCACCCTGACCTCCGACGCCCGCCGGACGTTCCCCCGGGTGCGCGGCGACCACAGCACGCCCGTCTCGCTGCTCCTCGACGCGGAGGTCACCCGCCTGACGGGACCCGACGGCACGGAGGTCCGGTTGCGTACGCCGGTGCTGGTCATCGTTTCCCCCGGCGGCGCGACGGCGACGTGGGAGCGCCTGCTGCCGTCCACCCGGCTGCGGATCGCCGGGCGGCTGGCCCCGGCCCTGCACCGGGGGGAGCGGGCCGCCGCCGTACTGCGTCCGGAGGGCAAGGGGCCGCCCCGCGTCACCGGACCGCCGAGCCTCCTCCAGCGCACGGCAGGCGGGCTGCGCGCCGGCCTGCGGACGGCGACGGACGGGCTGGGCCCCGACGCACGGGCGCTCCTGCCCGGTCTCGTCGTCGGCGACACCGCACGGGTCACCCCGGAGCTGCACGAGGCCTTCCGGGCGACCGACCTCACCCATCTGATGGCGGTCTCGGGCGCCAACCTGGCGATCCTGCTCGTCCTGCTCATCGGGCCGCCCGGCAGCGCCACCCGGGTCGAACGCGGTGGACTGGCGCCCCGGTTGGGCCTCTCCCTCCGGGTGACCGCGCTGCTCGGCGGCGGGCTGACGCTGGCTTTCGTCCTCGTCTGCCGGCCCGAACCGAGCGTGCTGCGGGCCGCCGCCTGCGGGCTGATCACCCTGCTCGCCATCGGCACCGGGCGGCGCCGGACCCTGATCCCCGCGCTGTGCGCCGCCGTCCTGCTGCTGGTGCTCTACGACCCGTGGCTGGCCCGCAGTTACGGCTTCGTCCTGTCGGTCCTGGCCACCGGCGCCCTGCTGACCATCGCCCCGCGGTGGAGCGAGGCGCTGCGGCGGCGCCGGGTGCCGGGACGGCTCGCGGAGGCGCTGGCAGCGGCGGCGGCCGCGCAGGCGGTGTGCGCGCCCGTCGTGGTGCTGCTCGCCTCCCGGGTGAGCCTGGTGGCGATCCCGTGCAATCTGCTGGCCGAGTTCGCGGTGGCACCGGCCACTGTGCTCGGGTTCGCCGCGTTGGCCCTGGCGCCGGTGGCCATGCCCGTGGCCGGACTGCTCGCGTGGGTGGCGGGGTGGCCCGCCGGGTGGATCGCCTCCGTGGCCAGATTCGGCGCCGCCCTGCCGGGAGCGGAGATGGACTGGCCGGACGGCGTGCCGGGGGCGCTGCTGCTGGCCGCACTGACCGCGCTGCTCGTGCTGTTCGTCCGTCGGGTGGGGCGCCGGCCGTGGATCTGCGCGGCCGTCGCGCTGCTGCTGGTGCTCGTGGTGCTGCGGCCGGTGCCGCTGACCCGGCTGGTCACCGGATGGCCGCCGCCGGGCTGGGCGTTCGTGATGTGCGATGTCGGTCAGGGCGACGCCCTGGTGCTCGCGGCGGGGCGGGGCTCGGGCGTGGTCGTCGACGCCGGGCCCGATCCCCGGCCCGTCGACCGGTGCCTGCGCGAACTGGGCATCATCCGCGTTCCGTTGCTGCTGCTCACCCATTTCCACGCCGACCATGTGCGGGGTCTGCCGGGGGTGCTGCGGGGCAGGGCCGTGGGGGCGATCCGGACGACGGCTCTGGACGAGCCGCCCGGACAGGCCGCGTTCGTCAGGAGGGAGGCGGCGAAGGCGGGGATCCCCGTGGCGCGGGCCGTCTCCGGTGAACGGCGCCGGATCGGCACGCTCGACTGGCAGGTGCTGTGGCCGCAGGGCGGGGGAGAGCCGTCCGGCCCGGCGGCGGGGCCCGTGCCGCACGACCCGAACGATGCCAGCGTCACCCTGTTCGTGCGGGCCGGCGGGCTCACGCTGCTGCTCCCCGGGGATCTGGAACCTCCCGCCCAGCAAGCCCTGTTGCGCAGCCACCCCGGACTGCCCCGGGTGGACGTCCTCAAGGTCGCCCACCACGGCTCCGCGCACCAGGACAGCGCCCTGCTGCGCAGCCTGCGCCCCCGGATCGCGCTGGTGAGCGTGGGCCGGGACAACCCGTACGGGCATCCCGCCGCCCGGACGGTCGACGCCCTCACGGGCGGGGGCGCGGTGGTGCTGCGTACCGACCGGGACGGGTCGATCGCGTTGACGGGTGCGGGGGCGCGGCTGCGGGCGGTGGGCCGGTCATGA
- a CDS encoding pyridoxamine 5'-phosphate oxidase family protein — translation MTHPEPPRSREQRTQDTLDRLEKDKDAWVSTASADGVPTLVPLSYVWHEGTLLMATRRTNPTAVNVTPAGQARIALGHTRDVVIIEATAEVVEGTDLPTAAGDAFATKFDWDLRGRPAWVYLRFTPHAVRAWREVNEQPGRELMADGHWLA, via the coding sequence ATGACGCATCCGGAGCCGCCCCGCAGCAGGGAACAGCGCACACAGGACACACTCGATCGCCTGGAGAAGGACAAGGACGCCTGGGTGTCGACCGCCTCGGCCGACGGGGTGCCGACCCTGGTGCCGCTGTCGTACGTGTGGCACGAGGGGACCCTGCTGATGGCTACCCGCCGCACCAACCCGACGGCGGTCAACGTGACACCGGCCGGACAGGCCCGGATCGCGCTGGGCCACACCCGCGATGTGGTCATCATCGAGGCGACCGCCGAGGTGGTCGAGGGCACGGACCTCCCCACGGCGGCGGGCGACGCCTTCGCCACGAAGTTCGACTGGGACCTGCGGGGCCGCCCCGCCTGGGTGTACCTGCGTTTCACCCCCCACGCGGTCAGGGCCTGGCGGGAGGTCAACGAGCAGCCCGGCCGTGAACTGATGGCCGACGGACACTGGCTGGCCTGA
- a CDS encoding arylamine N-acetyltransferase has protein sequence MDPHLPQTIDAYLARIGADRPARADAEALRELQGRHLLAVPFENLSIHLGEDIVLEEAALLDKVVADRRGGFCYELNGAFAALLRALGFRVTLLQARVHGEGGRLGIPYDHLALRVETDDGTGPWLADVGFGDHAQLPLALDDRSQQEDPRGVFRIAPVPAEGGADHEGGECGAGQGDLDVLRDGVPQFRLESRPRVLADFRAGAWYHRTSPDSSFTRSPVCSRFTPDGRITLKGRRLLTTVGAERRETPLDSDADVRAAYREHFGVHLDRLPTEGKVEPSASKG, from the coding sequence ATGGACCCGCACCTGCCCCAGACCATCGATGCCTATCTGGCGCGCATCGGCGCCGACAGACCCGCCCGGGCCGACGCCGAGGCACTGCGCGAGCTGCAAGGCCGTCACCTTCTCGCCGTGCCCTTCGAGAACCTCTCGATCCATCTCGGCGAGGACATCGTGCTGGAGGAGGCGGCGCTCCTGGACAAGGTCGTGGCGGACCGCCGGGGCGGGTTCTGCTACGAACTCAACGGGGCGTTCGCCGCGCTGCTGCGGGCCCTCGGCTTCCGCGTCACCCTGCTCCAGGCCCGGGTCCACGGCGAGGGCGGACGGCTCGGCATCCCTTACGACCATCTGGCGCTGCGGGTGGAGACGGACGACGGCACCGGGCCGTGGCTCGCCGACGTCGGCTTCGGCGATCATGCCCAGCTTCCGCTGGCGCTCGACGACCGTTCGCAGCAGGAGGATCCGCGCGGCGTCTTCCGGATCGCGCCGGTCCCGGCCGAGGGCGGTGCCGACCATGAGGGCGGCGAATGCGGCGCGGGCCAGGGGGATCTGGATGTGCTGCGGGACGGGGTGCCGCAGTTCCGGCTGGAGTCGCGGCCCCGGGTGCTGGCCGACTTCCGGGCCGGTGCCTGGTACCACCGGACCTCTCCCGACTCCAGTTTCACCCGGTCGCCGGTCTGCTCGCGCTTCACCCCCGACGGACGGATCACGCTCAAGGGCCGCAGGCTCCTCACCACGGTGGGCGCGGAGCGGCGCGAGACGCCGCTCGACAGCGACGCGGACGTACGCGCCGCCTACCGCGAGCACTTCGGGGTGCACCTCGACCGGCTGCCCACCGAAGGGAAGGTGGAACCGTCCGCGTCGAAGGGGTGA
- a CDS encoding YceI family protein, with translation MFGRWFGNKGAQGAGRGNALAGLPVPASAGVLSCRVLDPVNEGVRQAEFVVTDGAGRKVVGGETDPYGSVLATVPAGEYRLAVTAEGFTPFHGAAVVTEGGHAALGDVMLQVAAPPQLPDPGEWEIEPMHSQIGFTARHIGMARIHGRFNTFAGAIRIADRMEDSAMHVIIDAASIDTNVQMRDDHLRSGDFLDVGRYPTLEFYSDRFVHRGGARWGVSGALTLHGVSRTVTLDTQYLGLGNGLEGETRAACRATTELHREDFTLTWQTMLARGIAAVGSSIAIDMDIQIVPKG, from the coding sequence ATGTTCGGCCGTTGGTTCGGAAACAAGGGAGCGCAGGGGGCCGGGCGCGGCAACGCCCTCGCCGGACTGCCGGTACCGGCCTCGGCGGGCGTCCTGAGCTGCCGGGTCCTGGACCCGGTCAACGAGGGTGTGCGGCAGGCCGAGTTCGTGGTCACGGACGGCGCGGGGCGCAAGGTCGTCGGCGGCGAGACGGATCCGTACGGCAGTGTCCTGGCCACCGTTCCGGCGGGGGAGTACCGGCTGGCCGTGACGGCGGAGGGCTTCACCCCGTTCCATGGCGCGGCCGTGGTGACCGAGGGCGGTCACGCGGCCCTGGGCGACGTGATGCTCCAGGTCGCCGCACCTCCGCAGCTGCCCGATCCCGGCGAGTGGGAGATCGAGCCGATGCACTCGCAGATCGGCTTTACGGCGCGGCACATCGGGATGGCGCGTATCCACGGCCGGTTCAACACCTTCGCGGGCGCGATCCGGATCGCCGACCGCATGGAGGACTCGGCCATGCACGTGATCATCGACGCCGCGTCGATCGACACGAACGTCCAGATGCGCGACGACCATCTGCGTTCGGGGGACTTCCTCGACGTCGGCCGCTATCCGACGCTGGAGTTCTACAGCGACCGGTTCGTGCACCGGGGCGGCGCCCGCTGGGGCGTGAGCGGTGCGCTCACCCTGCACGGCGTGAGCCGTACGGTGACGCTGGACACCCAGTACCTCGGCCTCGGCAACGGGCTGGAGGGCGAGACCAGGGCCGCGTGCCGGGCCACCACGGAGCTGCACCGCGAGGACTTCACGCTCACCTGGCAGACCATGCTGGCGCGCGGCATCGCGGCGGTCGGCTCCAGCATCGCCATCGACATGGACATCCAGATCGTCCCCAAGGGCTGA
- the holA gene encoding DNA polymerase III subunit delta — protein MATRRNSTDDPLAPLTLAVGQEDLLLDRAVQQVVVAARASDSDTDVRDLTSDQLQPGTLAELTSPSLFAERKVVIVRNAQDLSADTVKDVKKYLDDPVEEITLVLLHAGGAKGKGLLDAARKAGAREVACPKTTKPAERLSFVRGEFRALGRSATPEACQALVDSIGSDLRELASAVSQLVADVEGTIDEAVVGRYYTGRAEASSFTVADRAVEGRAAEALEALRWSLSTGVAPVLITSALAQGVRAIGKLSSARGGRPADLARELGMPPWKIDRVRQQMRGWTPDGVAVALRAVADADAGVKGGGDDPEYALEKAVVAVARAARAGR, from the coding sequence ATGGCCACCAGAAGGAATTCCACCGACGACCCGCTCGCCCCGCTCACGCTCGCCGTGGGGCAGGAGGACCTGCTCCTGGACCGCGCCGTGCAGCAGGTGGTGGTGGCGGCCCGGGCCTCCGACTCCGACACGGACGTCCGGGACCTCACCTCCGACCAGCTCCAGCCGGGCACCCTCGCCGAGCTGACGAGCCCGTCGCTGTTCGCCGAGCGCAAGGTGGTGATCGTGCGCAACGCGCAGGATCTCTCCGCCGACACGGTCAAGGACGTCAAGAAGTACCTCGACGACCCGGTCGAGGAGATCACCCTCGTGCTGCTGCACGCGGGCGGCGCCAAGGGCAAGGGGCTGCTCGACGCGGCGCGCAAGGCGGGGGCGCGTGAGGTCGCCTGCCCGAAAACGACCAAGCCGGCCGAGCGGCTGTCGTTCGTGCGCGGGGAGTTCCGGGCGCTGGGGCGTTCGGCTACGCCCGAGGCGTGCCAGGCGCTGGTCGACTCCATCGGCAGCGATCTGCGGGAGCTGGCGAGCGCGGTCTCGCAGCTCGTCGCGGACGTCGAGGGCACGATCGACGAGGCGGTCGTCGGGCGCTACTACACGGGGCGCGCGGAGGCGTCGAGCTTCACGGTGGCCGACCGGGCGGTCGAGGGGCGGGCGGCGGAGGCCCTGGAGGCGCTGCGCTGGTCGCTGTCGACCGGGGTGGCTCCCGTCCTGATCACCAGCGCGCTCGCCCAGGGCGTCCGGGCGATCGGCAAGCTGTCGTCGGCGCGCGGGGGGCGGCCGGCGGATCTGGCGCGGGAGCTGGGCATGCCGCCGTGGAAGATCGACCGGGTGCGGCAGCAGATGCGGGGCTGGACGCCGGACGGGGTCGCGGTGGCGTTGCGGGCGGTGGCGGATGCGGATGCGGGGGTGAAGGGCGGGGGGGACGACCCTGAGTACGCCCTGGAGAAGGCGGTGGTGGCTGTGGCGCGGGCCGCGCGGGCGGGGCGGTAG
- the rpsT gene encoding 30S ribosomal protein S20 → MANIKSQIKRNKTNEKARLRNKAVKSSLKTAIRKAREAVVAGDVEKATVAVRDASRALDKAVSKGVIHKNAAANKKSALATKVATLQG, encoded by the coding sequence GTGGCGAACATCAAGTCCCAGATCAAGCGGAACAAGACGAACGAGAAGGCGCGCCTGCGCAACAAGGCCGTCAAGTCCTCGCTCAAGACCGCGATCCGCAAGGCCCGCGAGGCCGTCGTTGCGGGCGACGTCGAGAAGGCCACCGTGGCCGTTCGCGACGCTTCGCGCGCCCTCGACAAGGCTGTCTCGAAGGGTGTCATCCACAAGAACGCCGCCGCCAACAAGAAGTCGGCGCTGGCCACCAAGGTTGCCACCCTCCAGGGCTGA